The following are encoded in a window of Onthophagus taurus isolate NC chromosome 3, IU_Otau_3.0, whole genome shotgun sequence genomic DNA:
- the LOC111421029 gene encoding uncharacterized protein: MLNKSVIVLLLGIILCHKINAESCDDMELEPPQNFASYVDYYLYLSWMPPPGFGNCAVTYSLHIQNMNTSDYLTPVVYLNGLNYIFDYDKYDKMCVHVRAYIYAHYNGQSSSFATIMNFLDPVNEQGPPAYLYLNNTETALGIYWSTPIGYEKCDYYFTYWLAIGFKDSGHGMISFPLTGYYYSYTFPYPEGHQLYCQEVDVKVSGSFRGKPETSIIASAVFGPPGVC; the protein is encoded by the exons ATGTTGAATAAATCGGTTATAGTTCTTCTTCTAGGCATTATATTGTGTCATAAAATTAACGCGGAGTCATGTGATg atatgGAATTAGAACCTCCACAAAATTTTGCATCCTACGTTGATTACTATTTATACCTTTCTTGGATGCCTCCACCGGGATTTGGAAATTGTGCAGTTACTTATTCGCTTCATATTCAAAACATGAACACTTCGGATTATTTAACTCCCGTTGTGTATTTAAATGGtcttaattacatttttgattatGATAAATACGATAAAATGTGTGTTCACGTGAGAGCTTACATATACGCTCATTACAATGGTCAATCATCAAGTTTTGCTACGATTATGAATTTCTTAG atccGGTCAATGAACAAGGTCCTCCAGCTTATCTGTATCTTAATAATACAGAAACAGCTTTAGGGATTTATTGGTCAACCCCAATAGGTTACGAAAAATGTGACTATTACTTTACATATTGGTTAGCTATTGGTTTTAAAGATTCAGGACATGGCATGATTTCTTTCCCACTAACCggatattattattcttataCTTTTCCATATCCAGAAGGGCACCAACTTTACTGTCAAGAAGTAGATGTTAAAGTTTCCGGTTCTTTTAGAGGAAAACCTGAAACATCCATTATTGCAAGTGCAGTATTTg gtcCACCGGGAGTTTGCtaa